A window of Eucalyptus grandis isolate ANBG69807.140 chromosome 4, ASM1654582v1, whole genome shotgun sequence genomic DNA:
CAGATGATGGGGGGGCGTTGACTGTCAGCTCGAGGGAGGGGCGAATTTACCCTTTTGCCCCCCGGTCCGGGAAAATAGGGGGAAATtccggattttttttttccctttccaaaGTAGGAAATAGCCGTTGCGGGCGATGGCGTCAGAGGCGGGGTGGAGGTGTCCCCCACTCGCGTAATTCCTCCGATACGCGCCACGTCAgcgacgttttttttttttttttttttttgcagacgGTGTTCTTGTGGCTATTAGAAATTGTTGGGGAAAGAGCAATCTTATCCGGAACCAAATTGACTCTTCATCCTTTTTTCTCCCTATTTAATTTCTTGGACTTAAATCCAATTTACTATGACTTCTAAGCAATGCAGATGTCGATTTTCCGGCGAAATTTctggaaattttcaaaaaaaaaaatgtttgcagattagtttttttttttttaattatgatctTAGATgcactgaaaatattttttctgcatttattttctgaaaCTAGCAATGCTTTGTGATACGTACAATATGAGAATGGGAATCGGAGTGAAGCACGAATAATATCCTAGGCCGATTTTCTGCAGATGAAGATTATGGGctagattattattattatttttttttttatttaagaaaaggaGCTACTGAAAagcctttttctcattttctacaTTTCGGCACTGTTTAggaaaattaatcaataaaaagatATATTCTCATCTTCAACAATAATTTACATTTCACGTTTAAAGAATGATCTAAGCTTTATAAAGGGGTGATTCATTTTCGAAAGTCAATTCAACTTGGAAACCTTGATTTTGGACACCTGGACCCCGCCTTAAGAAAAATGTGACTAACGGGGGAGTTTGAAAAATCTTATGAAGTAGGGCTTGTTTAGAGGGAAAGAAACTACTTATAACTTTTATCTTACTTTCccttaaattaaaaactttaaattttagaaaatctcgAAAACATCTTGAAATATTCTATCATAAAGCCCTTAAGATTTATTAGAGTTTAAAATTGAAGCCACTCAAAGTTTTAAGTGGAGATGATTGAGAAAGATTGAGAAAGTTGAGTCACTGTAACAAGTTATGCACGGGTACCCTCAGATTTAGGTCATTTCTCCACTATCCATCTATCCAATAAGTTAATAATAGTATAACGTAATTTgtccaaaaatataatttttttctattaagagaaaattattcaatattGTCATTTACATTCTTTTAGAAACATTGCATGTTTGGGACATGACTAGTCAAAAAAGAAGTAATATAAGAAGAGAATGGCTGAAGAGATAACCGTCCAGATCGAATTGCTACAATAGCCTTCGAATTTTTCCTTAGTAGAAAAGTGGGCATAGCATAAAAATCACATCAATTATGTTCCTAGCAAAAAAGATGCCAATGCGATCACCAAGTAATGGCATGGAATACAATTAAGTTCGTCCGGCTATAAGTGTGACACATCATAAGGCCGACATTTGTAGCTTTGACTTGGTGTCGAGTTAGAAAATGGGttagtaaaataaaaacaaaatagccaaaatataaaaaaatggagaagaacaaaaaaaagttccaaataaaagaaaaaagaaaaaaaaaacttaggacCAAGGAGCAAAATCCCTGTGTGTACGCacctttatttgattttgatttttttttttttggcttttcctcGTTActgttttttgggttttcttttctgtccatttaaagtaattaaaatgaTGTCACATCAGATATCTATCACACCATGCTCACAAAATTGATTGGGAAAGCTACCGGAAAGACTTAAATTACACGAATTCAagatatttaaaatttgatcacccttttttttatattctaatTGCACTCTGCACAAAACgttaaatattttcctttcgaTTCGAGATTTTATACCGATCTAATGACACCAACCTTTTTCCCCCATATCATTTTCGGTTTACCCCCTTTCCCATCATTCTTCCAAGGCACTAGGATCAGAAAATTGACCCAAAGACGGCAAAGCACGGTCATGGAATGAACggcaaagagaaaaagaaagagagagagagagagagagagaggaaatgaataaaacaaaattgaagagacaaaagaaaaaaattcaaaatcaaaatcaaaatacaGGGAATAGGGGGGAGCCCCAATAAGAATATACCTCCCCAACGCATGTAAAAATGCCAAATTCAAACCATCAtcatctctctcctcccccaaaccccaaaaagaacctaAAGACATCATCTCTCTTCTCCCACAAACCTGAAAAAAAACCTAACAACATcatcactttctctctctctctctctctacgccactcaagaaaatcaagaaacccATCGAACCCTCACGAACATctgaacaagaacaagaacaagaccGCACGCCCCCACCCAACAGTGAATCCCTCGTCGCCTTCCCAAGGCGATGATCCGCTGAACCTCTCCTCCCCAAACCCTACCTACCCaccatcctcttcctcctcctcctcctcctcctcctcctgcttccTCACAAGATCCCCATCATCCATGGCGGGCACCGGCACCacccccgccgccgcctcctcctcctcctcctcctcctcctctgccgccgccgccaggtCCACCTCCGGCTCCAAGAAAGACGGGCAGCCCCTCCTCCTCGGGCGGTTCGAGGTCGGGAAGCTGCTGGGCCACGGGACCTTCGCCAAGGTGTACTACGCCCGCAACGTGGAGTCCGGGGAGGGCGTGGCCATCAAGGTCATCGACAAGGAGAAGATCCTCAAGGGCGGCCTCATCGCCCACATCAAGCGCGAGATCTCCATCCTCCGCCGCGTCCGCCACCCCAACATCGTCCAGCTCTTCGAGGTCATGGCCACCAAGGCCAAGATCTACTTCGTCATGGAGTACGTCCGCGGCGGCGAGCTCTTCAACAAGGTCGCCAAGGGCCGGCTCCGCGAGGAGGTCGCCCGTAAGTACTTCCAGCAATTGATCTCCGCCGTCTCCTTCTGCCACGCCAGGGGCGTGTACCATCGGGACTTGAAGCCCGAAAATTTGCTTCTTGACGAGGATGGCAATCTCAAAGTCTCGGATTTTGGGCTTAGCGCGGTGTCGGACCAAATTAGGCAGGATGGTTTGTTTCATACGTTTTGCGGAACCCCTGCGTATGTTGCCCCTGAGGTGCTAGCTAGGAAGGGCTACGATGCGGCTAAGGTCGATATTTGGTCTTGTGGTGTGATTTTGTTTGTCCTGATGGCTGGTTACTTGCCCTTCCACGATCAGAACATCATGGCCATGTATAAGAAGATTTACAAGGGCGAGTTTCGGTGTCCCAGGTGGTTCTCGACCGAGCTATCTAAGCTGCTCACGAGGCTCTTGGACACGAACCCGGATACCCGGATCACGATTCCGGTGGTAATGGAGAATAGGTGGTTCAAGAAAGGGTTTAAGCATATCAAGTTCTACATCGAGGACGATAAGCTCTGCAGTGTGGAGGATGGGGAGGAGGACGACATGGGTTCTTCGTCGGACCAGTCTTTGTCCGAGTCTGATAGCGAGGTGGAGATGCGGAGGAAAGTCACGACATTGCCGAGACCCGCGAGCTTGAACGCGTTCGATATCATATCGTTCTCTCGGGGTTTCGATTTGTCGGGTTTGTTTGAGGAAGCAGGAGACCAGACGAGATTTGTGTCGGGGGCACCGGTTTCGCAGATTTTATTGAAATTGGAGGAGATTGCAAAGTTGGTCAGTTTCACCGTAAGGAAGAAGGACTGCAGGGTGAGCTTGGAGGGGTCGAGGGAGGGAGTGAAGGGGCCATTAACTATTGCTGCCGAGATATTTGAATTGACACCATCTTTGGTGGTAGTGGAAGTTAAGAAGAAAGGCGGTGACAAAGGAGAATATGATGAATTCTGTAATAGGGAATTGAAACCTGGACTGCGGAATTTGATGAAGGAGGCAGCAACATCTTCTTCGTATTTGCCATCTGATAGTGAatagagagggaggagagaatGGGTATGCTTTTacctctctccttttctttgctAAGCTTCTGTATCATATTATCCTTTTTgatgtgcttttctttttggggtgtACTTAGATGGGGCATTAACTGTTATTATATAATTTCAGTGCTATTCTTGTATCCAACAAGGAAGTACCAAGAGTGAATATGCAACTTTCTTATATCTTAGGCTCTAAGCTCTCTGCAATGTTTGGCATTGCCTTATTTCATATCAACATTACAAATGGCAGGCATGGTGCAGGccattttttgtatttcataAGTACTGTGTGGTGGAAAATTTGAGATTGACATTCGTATCAATCTCAAAGTGATAAGCATATAAGCTCTAAAAGTCCTCCCATTTGCATAAAATTCTCGAAAATGCAATGTGTTAAAGCTGCTCTGCAGCTCATTTTGCTATTGCAGTAACTTTATTTGAACAGAAATCTTATTTTTGGTGTTTTCACTTTGATCAATGGGATCGAGGTAGTCAATGTTTCTACACTTTGGCTCTCCAGATATTTACGTCCATTGTAGTTTATTCAATACTGTACTCGATCCTACATTTTGGAGTTCCTAATTTCCAGTTAAACTTGAACACAAGCATGTTCTGACCAGCAAACCTGACCTGAAAACTGGTGGAGTCTGGGTCTGGACGTTATCTTCTTTTGTGTCCTCTTGCTACTAACTGGAGTTCAAGAGGGAAAAGTCTTTTGTCTTAGCTTGTTGATGTAGTTGGCTACGCCTTCCTTTTCATATGAACAAGAATAATGGCGAACCtgccctttttttctctcacaCAAATACtgtgtaaaagaaaatttgagatcGATTTCTTTAGTGACCTCAAAGGGATAAGCTCTTAGATTATGATAAAAGTCCACCCATGTGCAGAATTTTCTTGAAAAGCAATATAGAATTTTCTACTCTGCAGCTTGTTTAGTAGTTTCATTCAGGTAAGTTCCTTTTGAAGTTTTGAGTACACCTCTTATTTTTTGTGCTGACTTTGATAAGTCAGATTGAGTTAGTCAATGTTTAAGGTAGTTGCATCTCTCCGGCTAGCTTTTAGGTCCACATGGTTTATTTGATAGACGCAATTCAATGAGGAGTTCCTCATTTGCAGTTAAATGTGAACGCCAGCATGTTTTGACATGAGAACTGGTGCAGTGTGGACATGGTGTTTCCGTCCATTTTGCTGCTAAAGTCTTTAAAAGAAGATCCAGCTACCAGCTTTGAGGTTTTTAGTTTAGATAATCTATATTTCCTTGGACTTGGATGCAAGAAAACGTGCCCAACACCAGGAAAGATCCCAGAAAGCCCATACTCTGGCAGGCATTGAGCACAATAGAACATTATAAAAAGCATTGGGATATTAGACTATGGTTCAAAGGTTGATTGGAATTTGAATCCAacatcttcattctttttgctAAGATAGAGACATCGCAAGAGAACATGATAGAAAGATTTGAAATGTAAGACTATGgacatgttttttattttattttaataccacttgcaaaaatggaaaatgatgaTGTTCTGGTAGGGGGAATCTGGGCATTCATCTTCTGCGAAAGATGAATTAGGAAGACAATGACGTGGCACCAGATTTAGGTAGACATTAATATAAGAAGCTTGAGAAGTCAATCTCTGCACCAAAGTTATAGGTGGGCACTGATGGAGGATGAGAATTGACGTTGCCAAAAGGGCTACTTGGCAGAAATTTGGACAGTGTGCATTTTCTTTCTgttcttctccctcctccatttTCTGGGTCAAATTATATTACTTTAAAGTTTGCGTATCCTCTTGTGCGTCCATTAAATGCACGTTGCGTAAGCACGAGGGACAGGTCATTTGGATCGGTCTGCAGCATGTTGATTTTCCTAATTTCCTGTATTTCTCCTTCTTATTGGACCGTCCAAACGACACAGAGCTTATTGTATAGCAACGAGGCATGTTCACATGGTGTCATTGAATTGTCGAGGTCTCTTGGTTATTGCTAATCGGGTGACAAGAAATTCATGTGTAGGAAATGAGAATGCCTAACTCGTCTGATGTCATGTTAGCATGTTACGTAGCATAAGCGTTGCACGATGCATCTTTTCCATCGCGTCGATTCATCTTAACATAATGATTAATCAGTCATCCGCGGTGATGGTCGCTAGGTTTTTTCCTCGTCTTCTCTTTTCAGTCTTTGCCTCTTTGCATTGCGTCTTCTCGTACCTTGTTATCGAGCCCCGTGGTACATTGCCAGCCCTAAGGGGAACCTTTCGATGAATGGGGTACCGGATTGGTCCTTGAACATGGTAGGTTCCGTGTGTGAAAGGCCCACGCTTTGTCAAGCTGTTTGAAATATGGCTTTCATGGTCGTGACTCTGTGTCTAGCTGTGATCTACTCCAATCTTGTCATTGCTGAAGTGTCTTGTGAAATTTGAATTCCTGCTATTTCGAAAATGTGTTAGTGGTCGTTTTCCTTTGAGAAGTCATTTGAAACGACTCCTCAAATTTATCACCATGGAGATATTTGCGTTGACTTGAAAACTTTAAAGGTCACCAGCGTTCTTGGTCTTGCTCTTGTAAATTATAAGTTAGTTTTTAAAACGAGTGAATTTGCTCACCTTCATTGTTAATCGCATAGATGCGATTTTTTAGTTTACTATCTGTAAAAGAGGTAACCACTGAAATCATTGTAAGTCTATgcaataaaaagatttttttttattataaaaaagcATAGCGCATGGTAAATATTATTATTGCCAAACTTCCAGCCTAGTTTGCCCTATATATAAACTCGTGAATGCGGGAGACAAATATGCTATCCAAAACAAGTGACCGCTTCTTAGTCTCTAGACAACGAAAACCTACTTTATAAACCTTTTTAAAGTTTTACAAATTTTTCAATATACTGAATTCATAGAGTGGCAAATGAAGAGCAAATTCACATAAACAATTGACCTTATCAAGTTAATAGTGCAACCCTAGACATCTAATGGCATCAGATCTTGAGGAAGAGAGGTATATGCGATAGATATTATCGAAACTCGGTCCTATATGTGGTATCTCATTTACTTTTGAAATCAACTTTAAAGTCACGGCATGGCAGCATTCTTTTCCATTACATTGCTTTCTACaacataatttgagatttttgccaaacaaaaaataaaataaaatctaaagaTTTTATCAAAATGATGTGATAAATTCCTGTTAGGTCCTAAACAGACACGAGCTCAATGGCCACTAATAAAGTATCATATTATTTAGAAAACTAATTCAATGGATGGGTCTTGGTGTTCCTAGCATTCctagggggaaaaaaagaatctcAAATGAAGCAAAATGTAAAGTGGAGTTGCAAGGTACTTTTGTCCCGACATAATCGACGTGTTGGTTTGGATATAAGAGGATATCCATCTAATAGCACTCGTTAAGACTCAAGCAATTGCGTGCAAACTATTTTAGGTTATAGTTACCTATACTTGTTTTATGGGTCAAATGTTTGAACTTAATCAATTCGAAGGATTTGCCGggtattttatgattttttaggtAGTTGGCCTACCCATATCTATCCTATGATTAAAAAAGTACTTTTAAACCAAAAATGCCAAGCCATTAGTTGTATTTCGGGGGTTATCTAATTACTGTttggatagaaaaaaaaaaacattctatTTTGACGTGCTTTGAATTGAAAGGCTGTCGTTTCGAGTCCATATATCTtacttttgaaattgattttcagaATCAGAAGCGACGTTCCCTTTTTCTGAACTCAAAGACAAGGATCATCATGCGGGAAACAAAGTTGTCCTTCGGACATGCGTGCACTTTAGAAACCCCAGCCATGCACATGCCTTTTTGAAAGTGATTGCCGTCATGCCAGTTTCTACGCAAGGAAACATCCAAAGAgagaagcaaaaagaagagCTCATGCACAGCAAGAGCAAAAGAGAACCTTATTCATGTCCCATTCCCATTGCACGTGAACCCCTCACGCATCCGCACCTGCTTCTGAtgatggcgacggcggcgaggggGAGGAAGTGAAACGTTATGAACTGAGGGAGATTTCAGTTGGTGAACATGATGAGCGTCATCGCTCGATGCCAGCAATATGAACTGCTGTAGTCATCCATCATCGCTTTTCTTATAAAAGGCCTCAGTTCGAGAATGATTTTCATAACTCCTGCGGGCGATGTACAGTAATTTTCGATACTCCGAGTACCAAACGCCATGGGGGAGGAGTCGACACTGCTGACTCCTTTGGTGTGTTTGAGCCATTGACATCAAGTTCAAACTAGGCCTCTTGAAGATGCTCATTGAAGGCATTATTTTAGAAAAGGGTTTGGGAttgatcttttctttctaaCATAGGTAATTAGAACCTTTGGCTTTCGAACAAACTTCACATCTACGCATAAACCACATCACCTGTGCGCATCAGCAAACGCACCTCTCCTGCGATGGCGAGTGCTGCCTTCGAAGTTACTCTGAGTAAGAGATACTATGCTTTGAACTCATCTATCCAGCCCAAATGAAGCAATTGGGGAGTAGTCATATCACCATTTGCAGCAGTTACTGTCTAGGCATATCAATTGGCAAATGATTTCATCTCAGTTTTGGTCAATTCCATCTTCCTTGTGCTAATCATTATCGTGCGTGCAACAGGATGGTTACACAAAATACCAGTCAAATTAGCAAACTCTTATGCAGTCCGTTCTATTAATGCAATCGATAGAATCAATTTCTGTTGATCTTGAGAAATGTctaaaagaagatgaagaagtgaACCTACAAACTTAAAACTCCATAAGTTTTCTCGGAACCCGACAGAGATACATAATCCAGGTCATCTATTTTTGTAGGTCTAGGGGAATCCACGGGCAGCGGCAGTGACTTCGCCATGGCCGCGGGTGACTTCGCCATGGATTCAGCCCAAGTCGGCTGGGTATAGATCGTCTGTAATCCATTTGCCAAAGATACAACTCAAACTGAAATGCCCCATTGGTATTCTGGCGGCTTTGCAAGAGCGAAACATGGCCAATTCCGCTCAACGATGTCTCATGCGTTTCGTCTCGAGTCTTGACATAGAACTTTTCAAATAAACAAAAGGCCAAATCAGACCAATCATTCGCAACGTAGATTCACCAGACGAGTTCCACAAGCGGCTATAAAATGGAAACTCCGTCATCTTCGTCCTTGCTCTGAAGGCCATATCTTGTCAGCTCTAGGTTTGGGCGAAGAAGATGTTGCTGTAGACACCTCTCGGTGTGTTCAAGCTCCAGGTGGTCCGTGCCTGGAGAAGATGTACATACTGTTACTGTTACTGTCATATCATAGTGTTACAAGTTTACGAGACAAGATGGTACTAGGGCTTTGCAATGGCCATTTTAGGAGAAGCTCTTGTGCTCTCTTTAGATGTTTTGACAAAGCCACAGAAAAAAAGGTGTCCTGGAAACGTCGATTCACGGGCTATTACCTTATGAACCATATAAGGTACCCGATATAATCTGGGAATCTGCTGGCGCGCGCGAGATTCATTTCATTACCTATACTAGAGTCGCGAAATAATTTCTTGACGTTATATATCCGGCTCGATTCTAAAAGCACTTTGGACCTTGGCCATTGGAGATCAATTGGCGCAGATGTCTCGTTACTTTCCCCATGAATGCAAGCTCTTCTGCACCAAAATGGAGTATCTACTGCCTACTCGGCCTGTCTCCGCTGTCACAACTGCCGTCCGTTCCACTCCAAGTCACCGgagaggtggagagagagaaaatttgctGGAAGAGGGCTAGAGCAAAGAGAGAGTGGGCGGAAGGTTGTCGAGTGATGAGCAATTTAATGAGAAAAGATGTGGAATACATATGGTTATTTCGCCAATGCACGTGATATGGACAACATTTGTGATTATCCTATAAAGATGGGaactaaaaacaaatattgaagATAATcctaatttcatattttatatatgATGTGATGGATATGATCAATCATACTGAAAAAATTACTCGTATATTTCTGAATAACAGAATCTCGATATTACTGTATCTTAAATACTATAAATTTATCGGCTCTTGCTCGACAATAATATCAAACTCTATAAAATTACACATATCCTTGTCACTacccaaaaagacaaaagacagACCATGAAGACATTACATTCGAACTCCCCCACTCACAAATGGCAACTAGCGACGGCTTCCCTCCAGATCAACAACGTTCCTATTGCTGCTTCCTCGAGCGGATGAACCTCCAGGAGTCCGACCTCGCCGAGGTTGTCGGGGCTTGGCAGCGACCACCGGAGGCTGCTCATCCA
This region includes:
- the LOC104440893 gene encoding CBL-interacting serine/threonine-protein kinase 12, translating into MAGTGTTPAAASSSSSSSSSAAAARSTSGSKKDGQPLLLGRFEVGKLLGHGTFAKVYYARNVESGEGVAIKVIDKEKILKGGLIAHIKREISILRRVRHPNIVQLFEVMATKAKIYFVMEYVRGGELFNKVAKGRLREEVARKYFQQLISAVSFCHARGVYHRDLKPENLLLDEDGNLKVSDFGLSAVSDQIRQDGLFHTFCGTPAYVAPEVLARKGYDAAKVDIWSCGVILFVLMAGYLPFHDQNIMAMYKKIYKGEFRCPRWFSTELSKLLTRLLDTNPDTRITIPVVMENRWFKKGFKHIKFYIEDDKLCSVEDGEEDDMGSSSDQSLSESDSEVEMRRKVTTLPRPASLNAFDIISFSRGFDLSGLFEEAGDQTRFVSGAPVSQILLKLEEIAKLVSFTVRKKDCRVSLEGSREGVKGPLTIAAEIFELTPSLVVVEVKKKGGDKGEYDEFCNRELKPGLRNLMKEAATSSSYLPSDSE